CATGGAATTTCTTGGTGATCTTTCATCTAACCATTCAATTATGTCTTTAAACACAATGTTAATGTTTTCAGGCAACTCTCCATATGTTAAAGCATGCCACATTCCTGGATACAACTTGAATGTCTTATCAGTGCTCAAAGCAGTGTCATATAACATCTTGCTTATACTTGGATCTGTCACTTTGTCATCTCCTCCATGAACTATTATGAAAGGTACtgtcacctgatttattcatCATTTGAAACATCTATAAAATTATAAAGTAAGACATTTGGAAAATGAATTGATTTTGTGACATACAACTCATATTGTAATACAATTTGATTATTCTTTGCTATATTGTGTCAACATATCTCATCAGCAATCCAAACTATTGGTAAGGAATTTTAAAATATCGTCATACCTCATTTAATCTATCCTCGAGACCCATAGAAGCATTAAGGAGCTCACTGGCAGTCCTCAAACGAGGACGATCAGTGTACCAGTATGGATTAGATCTAACCTGTTATTATATTAAAATAAGGTTAGAGTCTAATACTACAATTACAACAAAAATAATAAGTTTAGTACCTCTGATATCAAACCTCTTATATAATGTATTGTACTTATGTTACATACAGAGTTGTGAGGAATGAACTGTATACCGGCAATATTTTTTTACTCGACATTAAACTACATTAATATTGCTTCCAAGGATCTTTGAGCAAATAATATACGGAGTGAAAAGTAATAAAGAAAAACAGTATTTCTAATTAAAAAGGAAAGAAAGTGAAATGAACCTCTTCTTTCTTAGCAGGATCTCTTACAGCAACATCAACTATGTCCTGGCCAGGAACTATCTTCCACGTGGGTAACACATTGGCAAGTTTTTCTAAAACTTTGATCACTAGTTCATTTGGTTTTAGTTCTTCAGCAATCTACCAAATGTTGTTCAACCTCAAATTACGGTGAGCTCATTCTAATAACATTAAACATTATATCCTCAAATAAAATTAATTTACCGGGTTATAGGGACATACGGAGTATAATTCATTCAAGTAACAAATTATCACATAGAGACTTTTCTACGGTGGATAGAGGTGCATAAAGAATTCTAATAACTAATAattgagttataaatttttttttgttataggGCAAAAAGTACACAACAAAATGATACAATATCATGAAATATATATTTTTAATAGATGAAGGCTATGACATTTAACCTATGAAATATTATCAACAACATGATACCAATATAGTTAATTTGCTTCTTTATTACACATAATTGTATGGATTATTTTTTGTAAAAATAAGGGGTGCAGATGCACCAACTATACCACCTCCTAAGGAGCACTTATGCTAACATTGGATTTAAGATTCAGACTCTTAAAATAATATGCAATATATTTGAAAAACTTCATATAATTTATAGTAAAACCCGCCTTTTTCTAACTCAAATAGTATTCTGTTACATCTTTTATCGCGTATTCTTTACTTAATATTCTCACATGATATATACTTGTTGATATACATGCTAACATGTTCTTATTGATTGTATTCTGATATAATATAACTAAGAAAACTTCGAGTTACTATCCATTGACTATTGTGACATTTATTTTTAATGAATGAACAGGTTGAACACGGTGCCTACATGTGGTTTTGACGATTTAGCTAGCGAGTGTTATACTTGCAACGTTTGACCCTACACGTAGTTTAGTCTGATGTTTAGCATAATGTTTGTATTTTAATAAGAGATCGGGATCCCTTGTGTTCATAAATGTTGTATTTTGTATAAAAACTTTCTAACATTATGTTTTGGTTTTATGATTTAGTCACTTCGCGGTTTTTATTATTAAAGTTATCAAAATATCGCATTTTCCGCTTCACTGTTTGTGTTTTTTTATAAGGTTCACATTAATCTATTTCTAATTATAAGTAAATATTAAAtgtcatatattaattaaattatttttcatcatttataataataaaatatagaaATAAACCTTGCGAAGCGTGAGATACTACCTAATGTGGAATATTCCTGACGGCGCAACACGTAAAGGTGGTTCTCCGGTAACTCAAGTCGGTTATGGTTCGGGTTAACGAGGATCGGGTCATATAATGTTTAGTCGGGTTGGTTAAGGTCGGGTTCGGGATATAACAAATAAGGATGTTATTAGTTATTAGTTTAGCTTATGGTCGGGCCGAGTCGGTTTTGGTTAATCCAAATTTTGGTTTCTATCGAGTCGAGTTTAAGCAGCTCGAGCTGAGTTAGCTTTTACCAACTTTAACAATATATATAATTTTGAAGAGCTGGACAACGGTTTGCACTCTAAACAAATTGAGTTATTTTCAAATATTAAAGAGTTCATTTCTTCGTATAAAGCCGTGTTATTTAAATCACTAGAATACTAATTTGGGTTATTGTGGGAGCTTGATTGTAATAGCTTGGTTTATGTAATTCCAGTAATACATTAACAACATGCATTTTACTCCAAAATGGTGACTGAAATAAACCTCATTAACCTTGTACAACTTTGCTCAAGCTAATTGCAACTTCCTTCTGTCTAAATCAAAGGTAACAGTTACTTTATCACACTTGCCGATGCacattttgcaacgtgaatatctttagttacacattattaaaaattataaaaatttgatattcttatagcatttatAACggtaaatcaaacaagatctcacatgaatatattttgtaTTATAGATTAAGAgtaatatcaaagattccctacgaccataaatagtgccaaaaagcaagtgttacctttggtttggatgcgAGGGAGTATTATCCAACTTCGATTCTTGACCATCCCAATTTGATCCCAACATCAACCATCCTTGTCGGGTTACACTATTTATTTCTCCATAGGACATGTACTCCCACTAAACCTTTTGTAATACTCTACTGAATcgaagacgttattcgggtgggCTATTCCTTGAAGAGGTCCATTAATAGGCTTAAAAACTGACTAGTGCTTAAGGGGATTGAAATTACTACTCATATCaataaagtgcactttcttttctatTTATCCATgggaaagaactccacagttaagcgtgtttAGCTTGTTtagctgagagtagtcttaggatgggtgacctcctggaaaggttcccgggatgcgcatgagtgaggataaaatgcgctgtaaaggacGCGTGTTGATATGTGAGTCATGTACATAGCCTGGTAAGCTACCGTTAGTGACCCctcccgaccctaggtttgggtcggggtgttacacctTTACCCTTAGCTGACTCCTTTAAACTCGCTGAATCTTCTCATACATCCCGGTCGCAAGTTTTATTACGTGAGTTCTTGCGCACCTTATGCTTTCAAGGCTTCAAGCCATTGAATTTAGTCACATCGTTAGGCATATATTTCGAATTGTGCAACAAGTCTCGTGAAACTAATTTTCAATATACACTCATTGGCTGCTACCTTACTCGTGTCACCTACATTGGCGTACAATGTTCCACTCTGACTCCTACAAACTATCACTTTAGCTCTTTTAACTGCGGAGTATTTTGCAAAAACTTACTTCAAAGACAACTTTATAGTTTTGAGCTTATCATCATATATCAATTTCTTTGTTAAACTTGGGTTTGAATTAAACATTTGTTATCTCCCAGCCTGCCCTACTGGGGGTGCAAATTCCAATCACTTTTTCTAAGAATTGGTACAACTTTACCTTTGGCCAATTAAGGAGTACCAGAACTTGAGCAATGAAATACTCCCTctaattcacaataaacctcctaTTTTATTTtagcacaaaaattaaggaaacacactacccatcatataattaaattcggaccacacaaatacactaccccaccatacaattaaatttggatcacataaacacttaccaaaaaaagaaatagagaggttattgtgaataaccgaaaaaggaaatagggaggtttattgtgaattggagggagtagttGTTATTGATGGAAATTCTctcacattaaaaaaaaaaaaaaaaagaaaaaaagcaaTAAACAATATTGTGTTGTAGGTAGGAAGTATTTCATGTTAATATTTGAAAACGCTGTTATCTCCCACGTAGCCCTATTGGGGGTACAAATTTGAATCACTTTTTtacatcacaaattctcattgaagacatattcgtcacaagctgaagacggatactattttacctcacaatgtacccactttttctctttctgcaacactattcatgtggtcccctttctccactaacccattttgttaccattttatctcacaaaatatccgtcacaaatggtaacccgtcacaagggagaccaattgtttttACATATTTGGTACAACTTTACCTTTGGTCAATTAAGGAGTACCAGAACTAGAGTAATGAAATACTCCCTTCGGATAATTGTTTTCTAttcatttctctaatatatgtgaggagtattttataaAAATGGGAAAAAAATAGGTATCCGGAGAGAGTAGTTGTTATTGATAGAAATACCctcacattaaaaaaaaaaaaaaattgtgttgtAGGGAGGAAGTATTTTATGTCAATATTTGAAGCCAAAATTATGTTGTGGAATGTGGATACAACATTATTTGAGCATGTTATGACAAGGGCAATATTGAATTCatgtttaatattttatttactACATAAAACTGAAGTTTTTTCCCACGGATAGAAATATTTGTCAAGAAAAGTTTCGTACACAACATTAAAGAGCAGAGAAATAACCTCATAAAGGCAAATGAAATATGCAGCCTCAAGAAACAAAAATGTGGAAGAAACTGGAAAATATGCAGGGGGTTTGAGCAAGGGACACACCTTACACATTGGTGCCACCAACACGACGCCATTCCAAAATTCGGGCATCTTTCTATGCAAAAGTAGGACAACTGCTCCTCCCATTGATTCGCCTAGCATAAATCTCTTATGACCCTTATTTTCCTGTCTTTCTGGTACAGTTTTTTACGTTATAAATACTTCTCACTTATTATAGAAAATGTAATACATACAATACAAATTTGTATTTTGAACCTAGTGTTTTATTTTGAGACTTTATAATATATACTTGTTTTTGAACTTGGAAATATATTATTACCCGAATTTCATGTGTTATTCTCATAAAAACATCGGAACAATTAAAGAAAACACATAAATAACAACATATGTACAAGTAAATGATATAAGAAGCAAGATAGTCTCTTAAAAGGTAGTGATGATCCTCTGTCCCATTTAGTGTCTCATTGTGTGTGACACACCACTTAGCTTCTAACATATCAACaagttaatatatatatatatatatatatagagagagaaaggatcaagtgagtccacccaaattcattgagtccataagtcctcttaagagccattgaaaagataggatggagggttgagattcaAGGGGAAAAGGGAGGGATTAATGCTAAATGGAGGGGATTGAAGCTAATttaatcactttccctcactacctcactaatcaaccactaattttactatataacatttattttccactcacttctctctcatctcacacaattatcattcatctcatctctctaaaaatcaaaaaaattcaattcctctcaaaaatccaataaaaatcaaaaaccaaataatttaaaaaaaatcaaaaaaaataagTTCCCCCTCATTCAATCCTCTCAGTCATCAccgaccaccaccacaacacaccACCCACACACTCGCCACCTCAACATCACCGTCACCACCCACCGCCACCTCTCTTTCCAGAtccaccacaaccaccccacaACTGCCGCCACCACCAACTCGCACTACTGCCGCCACCACCCTTCTACTGCCGACAACCACCACAACTTCACGACCACCAACTAGCAGCCCAACCACCTCCCTGCCTTTCACCAACCGACCACCCCTACTCGCCATTCTCGCAAGtcacaacccgacaccaccataTCTCCACTCTTTTTTGCAGATCTGGGCCGCACTGACCATGCACCACCACGCCGCTCTCACCAcgcaccaccacgcaccaccacgCCGCATAGTGCCGCCCACCCCCTTCTCATCTCTTTATTTTTGTGTGCAGATTTATAGAGTTTAGTGTTTGTGTTTGTTTGCTCTGACCATTGCGTTTAGTGTTTATAGAGATTTATTGTGTTTGTCGTTTGTTTGCTCGTTTTGTATTtatatttctttctttgtttt
The Silene latifolia isolate original U9 population chromosome 11, ASM4854445v1, whole genome shotgun sequence genome window above contains:
- the LOC141611948 gene encoding caffeoylshikimate esterase-like; translated protein: MVFNVKFEEEYIISDKGLKLFTCRWLPENQEQKALVFLCHGYAMESSISMKGTANRLANAGYGVYGIDYVGHGKSEGLHGYIPKFDDLIRDCADHFAKVCERQENKGHKRFMLGESMGGAVVLLLHRKMPEFWNGVVLVAPMCKIAEELKPNELVIKVLEKLANVLPTWKIVPGQDIVDVAVRDPAKKEEVRSNPYWYTDRPRLRTASELLNASMGLEDRLNEVTVPFIIVHGGDDKVTDPSISKMLYDTALSTDKTFKLYPGMWHALTYGELPENINIVFKDIIEWLDERSPRNSMILEQERKSKEDIDANIQKRVSLQCQSESG